One Hordeum vulgare subsp. vulgare chromosome 4H, MorexV3_pseudomolecules_assembly, whole genome shotgun sequence DNA window includes the following coding sequences:
- the LOC123446660 gene encoding protein PSK SIMULATOR 1-like, producing the protein MARSWLSGLRSRLGGGSRQDGLGILAFEAAAAMSRLVSLHLSLSDAEVRRLRADVLRAEGVARLTSTDQSRLLRLACGELMASLDRAADDAARLGARCRVLPDAPFLHDFDRVYADAKRGAGLARLDATVGFSRGAAKRFKKMERHVAATAKLYAEMDALTELEASERRMEQWKQHSGPIPAQSSKSRQHADEPSEKLMGELRLQRHKVRRLTEGSLWSVAAHKVAKLMAKSVLAVLARVSVAFGALVPGLPPPLAGGRGWALGHSSGPMHQSMAPNAAIRHSAPIFRPKDTASTSSESIKPPATTVGGSGMELRYANVILSAETLLKALRPAIRNEEAHDGMTELSMRDELYKMLPVTIRAHVKAKLRERLRGGQVDGEAVVTAMDAVDGVLRWLGPMAHDTLRWHDERSMERKQRFSMQPRAPMVQTLHFADRRKTDAAIVEVLVGLSCMCWYDDQRRQPADWNE; encoded by the coding sequence ATGGCTAGGTCATGGCTGTCCGGCCTGCGGTCTCGGCTCGGCGGAGGCTCCAGGCAGGACGGGCTCGGCATCCTGGCTTtcgaggcggcggcggccatgTCGCGGCTGGTCTCGCTCCACCTCTCCCTGTCGGACGCGGAGGTCAGGAGGCTCCGCGCTGACGTCTTACGCGCAGAGGGCGTCGCGCGGCTCACGTCCACGGACCAGTCCCGCCTGCTCCGGCTCGCGTGCGGCGAGCTCATGGCGAGCCTCGACCGCGCCGCCGACGACGCCGCGCGCCTCGGGGCGCGCTGCCGCGTGCTGCCGGACGCGCCGTTCCTGCACGACTTCGACCGCGTCTACGCCGACGCGAAGCGGGGGGCCGGCCTCGCGCGGCTGGACGCCACGGTCGGGTTCTCCAGGGGCGCAGCGAAGCGGTTCAAGAAGATGGAGCGGCACGTAGCCGCCACAGCGAAGCTGTACGCGGAGATGGACGCGCTCACCGAGCTAGAGGCGTCGGAGCGGCGGATGGAGCAGTGGAAGCAGCACAGCGGGCCAATCCCGGCGCAGTCATCCAAGAGCAGGCAGCACGCGGACGAGCCAAGCGAGAAGCTGATGGGCGAGCTCAGGTTGCAGCGCCACAAGGTGCGGCGACTCACGGAGGGCTCGCTCTGGAGCGTGGCCGCCCACAAGGTGGCCAAGCTCATGGCcaagtcggtgctcgccgtgctcGCGCGCGTCTCCGTTGCCTTCGGTGCGTTAGTGCCGGGATTGCCACCTCCGTTAGCAGGAGGCCGGGGATGGGCGCTCGGCCACTCGTCTGGCCCCATGCACCAGTCGATGGCTCCCAACGCGGCGATCCGGCACTCGGCTCCCATCTTCCGGCCGAAAGACACAGCCTCCACATCGTCAGAGTCAATCAAGCCACCCGCGACCACCGTCGGTGGCTCGGGCATGGAACTGCGTTACGCGAACGTGATCTTGTCGGCCGAGACGCTGCTCAAGGCACTGAGGCCGGCGATCCGCAACGAGGAGGCGCATGACGGCATGACGGAGCTGTCGATGAGAGACGAGCTGTACAAGATGCTGCCCGTGACCATACGCGCGCACGTGAAGGCGAAGCTGAGGGAGAGGTTGAGAGGAGGGCAGGTGGACGGGGAGGCCGTCGTCACAGCGATGGACGCGGTGGACGGAGTTCTACGGTGGTTGGGGCCAATGGCGCATGACACGCTGCGGTGGCACGACGAGAGGAGCATGGAGCGGAAGCAACGGTTCAGCATGCAGCCGCGTGCACCGATGGTGCAGACGCTGCATTTCGCGGACCGTCGGAAGACGGACGCTGCTATCGTCGAGGTGCTCGTAGGTCTCAGCTGTATGTGCTGGTACGACGATCAACGGCGGCAGCCGGCTGACTGGAACGAGTAG